One segment of Clostridium ljungdahlii DSM 13528 DNA contains the following:
- a CDS encoding uracil-DNA glycosylase: MNAKEELIEKIKKICDGYDETPTGGYIFGDGPIPCNILFIGEAPGKTEVEQGKPFVGMAGKTFGSYLNSIGLQRDNIRITNTCFLRPIKINQGKNGRKTISNRPPKTSEIELFKDILNREIELVNPKIIVTLGNTPLKRFTKFNSIGECHGKIYFNEDLKKDIFPMYHPSALTYNRNDSFKLMYENDWKKLKNTLNSI; encoded by the coding sequence ATGAATGCTAAAGAAGAGCTTATAGAAAAAATCAAAAAAATATGTGATGGATATGATGAAACGCCTACTGGCGGATACATTTTTGGTGATGGGCCTATTCCTTGTAATATATTATTCATAGGTGAAGCTCCAGGCAAAACGGAGGTAGAACAAGGTAAACCTTTTGTTGGAATGGCAGGAAAGACCTTTGGAAGTTATCTAAACTCCATAGGTTTACAAAGAGATAATATTAGAATAACTAACACTTGCTTTTTAAGACCAATAAAAATAAATCAAGGGAAAAATGGGAGAAAAACTATAAGTAACAGGCCTCCTAAAACTTCTGAAATTGAACTATTTAAAGATATACTAAATAGAGAAATTGAGCTAGTTAATCCTAAAATAATTGTAACTTTAGGAAATACTCCTTTAAAAAGATTTACTAAATTTAACTCTATAGGTGAATGCCACGGTAAAATCTATTTTAATGAAGATTTGAAAAAGGATATATTCCCTATGTATCATCCATCTGCATTAACTTATAATAGAAATGATTCTTTCAAACTTATGTATGAAAATGACTGGAAAAAATTAAAGAACACTCTAAATAGTATTTAA
- a CDS encoding pyridoxal-phosphate-dependent aminotransferase family protein: protein MEAPYIMTPGPTEVRDNVRFARSERCTNPDLDIQFYDFYKDTCEDIAKFLNTKNQVRILSGEGILGLEAACASLTEEGDRVLVIDNGIYGEGFADFVKLYDGEVVFFKGNRKREIDVDELKKFLDKDSKFKYATVVHCDTPSGMLNNISKICPMLKEKGILTVVDSVSAMGGEKLEVDNWNIDIVVGGSQKCISAPPGLTILSISQDAFEVMRNRKKPIRSFYCNLLAWENYYEKKWFPYTPPISDIVGLKVAVDNILKDKDILKRHREIGKSVRIAVKEAGLSLYNENGYSNTVTAIEVPEGIDESKLRKYMVDNFNVLIAGSFGYLQGRVVRIGHMGENAKKDMVSYTLYALQKSLENFQFYCQCDMANCFLKNAKSLE, encoded by the coding sequence ATGGAAGCTCCATATATAATGACGCCTGGGCCTACAGAAGTTAGAGATAATGTTAGGTTTGCCAGAAGTGAAAGATGTACAAATCCTGACTTAGATATTCAATTTTATGATTTTTATAAAGATACCTGTGAAGATATAGCTAAATTTTTAAATACTAAAAATCAGGTTAGAATATTAAGCGGGGAAGGAATACTTGGTCTTGAAGCAGCTTGTGCTTCTCTTACAGAAGAAGGAGATAGAGTACTTGTAATTGATAATGGCATATATGGTGAAGGGTTTGCTGATTTTGTAAAACTTTATGACGGAGAAGTAGTGTTTTTTAAAGGAAATAGAAAAAGGGAAATAGATGTGGATGAACTGAAGAAATTTTTAGATAAAGATAGTAAGTTTAAGTATGCTACAGTTGTCCATTGCGATACCCCTTCAGGAATGTTAAATAACATATCAAAAATATGTCCTATGCTTAAAGAAAAAGGAATATTAACTGTAGTAGATAGTGTATCTGCTATGGGAGGAGAAAAGTTAGAAGTAGATAATTGGAATATAGATATAGTGGTAGGTGGATCACAAAAGTGTATTTCTGCACCTCCAGGACTTACAATATTAAGTATAAGTCAAGATGCCTTTGAAGTTATGAGAAATAGGAAAAAACCAATAAGGTCTTTTTATTGTAATTTGCTAGCCTGGGAAAATTACTATGAGAAAAAGTGGTTTCCATATACGCCTCCTATAAGTGATATAGTTGGACTTAAAGTAGCGGTGGATAATATTTTAAAAGATAAAGATATTTTGAAAAGACATAGGGAAATAGGTAAAAGTGTTAGGATAGCAGTTAAAGAGGCAGGATTAAGCCTTTATAATGAAAATGGATATTCAAATACAGTTACAGCTATTGAAGTCCCAGAAGGAATAGATGAATCTAAGCTTAGAAAATATATGGTAGATAATTTCAATGTTTTAATAGCAGGATCTTTTGGATACTTACAAGGGAGAGTAGTAAGAATAGGACATATGGGTGAAAATGCAAAAAAAGATATGGTGAGTTATACTTTATATGCTTTGCAAAAATCTCTAGAAAACTTTCAATTTTACTGTCAGTGTGATATGGCTAATTGCTTTTTAAAGAATGCTAAAAGCCTTGAATAA
- a CDS encoding peptidylprolyl isomerase, translating into MQNNVLAIVNGMEIKESDLKEAINRFPQDKRNQLNTAEGKKYLLNEMVFFELAYSYAKDENLEKDDEYLKMLESAKKEILTQIAISKVMNKVNVTDKESQDYYEANKDMYKKPERLKAKHILVDSIEKAKKISKEISEGMPFEEAAQKYSTCPSKAQGGSLGEFARGQMVPEFENAAFSLDIDVVSEPVKTQFGYHLIKVEEKIEPSIASYDEVKNAIKNGLLQERQKYEYSKFNKELRSKYKVEMK; encoded by the coding sequence ATGCAAAATAATGTGTTAGCAATTGTAAATGGAATGGAAATAAAAGAAAGCGATCTTAAAGAAGCAATTAATAGATTTCCACAAGATAAGAGAAATCAATTAAATACAGCTGAAGGTAAGAAATATTTACTTAATGAGATGGTATTTTTTGAATTAGCATATAGTTACGCTAAAGATGAAAACTTAGAAAAAGATGATGAGTATTTAAAGATGCTGGAATCTGCTAAAAAAGAAATATTAACTCAAATAGCTATATCTAAAGTTATGAATAAGGTTAATGTAACTGATAAAGAAAGTCAGGATTATTATGAAGCCAATAAAGATATGTATAAAAAGCCTGAAAGATTAAAAGCAAAGCATATATTAGTAGATAGTATAGAAAAAGCTAAGAAAATTTCAAAAGAGATCTCAGAAGGTATGCCTTTTGAAGAAGCTGCACAAAAATATTCAACTTGTCCATCTAAGGCTCAAGGTGGCAGTTTAGGTGAATTTGCTAGAGGACAAATGGTTCCAGAATTTGAGAACGCTGCATTTAGTTTAGATATAGATGTAGTTAGTGAACCTGTAAAAACTCAATTTGGATACCACCTTATAAAAGTGGAAGAGAAAATAGAACCTTCTATAGCATCTTATGATGAAGTAAAGAACGCTATTAAGAATGGATTATTACAGGAAAGACAGAAATATGAGTATTCAAAATTTAATAAAGAATTGAGAAGTAAATATAAAGTTGAAATGAAGTAA
- a CDS encoding aldose epimerase family protein: MIEKSVFGSFKGNKIYKYTMTNKHGMKVSCISHGATLTEIIVPDKLGNFSNVLLGFDNLDSYIKDRKMFLGAAIGPVAGRIANGSFKIKGISYNVPKNEGENTLHGGTYGFNSLIWNSSTEDSEEATSVLFHRTISPDEDGFPGTLNVEVKYTLNNNNDLLITFSGLSNKDALFNPTVHSYFNLNNDITKLFSGHTLQINASHYAEINEALLPTGTLKEVSGTPFDFQQPKNLEDAIKYLQTESGLNGFDHPFNVNGKNIATLINHDTCRRLDIESDRNALIVYTLNIKDDTWKVQNQKLVSNMGIALEPQTLPDAIHYKNFGDIILPANKRKCYNIKYHFSLI; this comes from the coding sequence ATGATAGAAAAAAGTGTTTTTGGTTCTTTCAAAGGAAACAAAATTTATAAATATACAATGACTAACAAACATGGTATGAAAGTTTCCTGTATCTCACACGGAGCTACTTTAACAGAAATTATTGTACCCGATAAGTTAGGCAACTTTTCAAACGTTTTATTAGGCTTTGACAACTTAGATAGTTATATAAAAGATAGAAAGATGTTTCTAGGAGCAGCTATCGGACCAGTAGCTGGTCGCATAGCTAATGGCTCTTTTAAAATTAAAGGTATCTCCTATAACGTTCCTAAAAATGAAGGTGAAAATACACTTCATGGTGGCACTTATGGGTTCAATTCTCTTATATGGAATAGTAGCACAGAAGACTCTGAAGAAGCCACTAGTGTACTTTTTCATAGGACTATATCTCCCGACGAAGATGGATTTCCTGGGACATTAAATGTAGAGGTTAAATATACACTTAATAACAATAATGATTTATTAATCACTTTTAGTGGATTAAGCAATAAAGATGCACTTTTTAATCCTACAGTACATTCATACTTCAACTTAAATAATGACATTACAAAGTTGTTCTCAGGTCATACACTACAAATTAATGCATCCCATTATGCTGAAATTAATGAAGCCTTATTACCAACTGGTACTTTAAAAGAAGTTTCTGGAACACCTTTTGATTTCCAGCAGCCTAAAAATTTGGAAGATGCAATTAAATATTTGCAAACTGAATCGGGCCTCAATGGCTTTGACCATCCCTTTAATGTAAATGGTAAAAATATTGCTACTTTAATTAATCATGATACATGTAGGCGTTTAGACATTGAATCAGATCGTAATGCTCTAATCGTTTATACTCTTAATATTAAAGATGACACTTGGAAAGTGCAAAATCAAAAATTAGTTTCCAATATGGGAATAGCTTTGGAACCGCAGACATTACCTGATGCAATTCATTATAAAAATTTCGGTGACATTATATTACCTGCAAATAAAAGAAAATGCTATAATATTAAATACCATTTTAGTTTAATTTGA
- the araA gene encoding L-arabinose isomerase has product MLKNKEMEFWFIVGSQHLYGEEALSEVKEHSMEIADALNKSGKLPYPIVFKSLATSASQITKLMKEVNYNDNVAGVITWMHTFSPAKMWIAGTKLLQKPLLHLATQFYEHIPWKTIDMDYMNLHQSAHGDREYGFINARLKKHNKIVVGHWKKENVQKQIADWMNVAAGYILSQDIKVARFGDNMRNVAVTEGDKIEAQIQFGWTVDYFGIGDLVAEMNKVSQKDIDDTYEEFKKIYIMDVGENDPKFYENQVKEQIKIEIGLRHFLEAGGYTAFTTNFEDLYGMKQLPGLAVQRLNAEGYGFAGEGDWKTAALSRLIKIMTNNKKTGFMEDYTYELSEGNEEILGAHMLEVDPTFASDKPRVVVKPLGIGDREDPARLIFNGSTGKGTSMTMLDLGTHYRLIISEVNAVEPAEDTPELPVAKMVWKPEPNFADGVKAWIYAGGGHHTVLTLGLTVEQVYDWARMVNLESIIIDHNTNLRDVIRETTK; this is encoded by the coding sequence ATGCTAAAAAATAAAGAAATGGAATTTTGGTTTATTGTAGGCAGCCAACATTTATATGGTGAAGAGGCACTATCAGAAGTAAAAGAACATTCTATGGAAATTGCAGATGCTTTAAATAAGAGTGGCAAATTACCTTATCCTATTGTATTTAAATCTCTTGCAACTTCTGCGAGCCAAATAACAAAACTTATGAAGGAAGTAAACTACAATGATAATGTAGCTGGTGTTATTACATGGATGCACACATTCTCACCAGCTAAAATGTGGATTGCTGGTACTAAATTATTACAAAAACCATTACTTCATCTAGCAACACAATTTTACGAACATATTCCTTGGAAAACAATTGATATGGATTATATGAACTTACATCAAAGTGCTCATGGTGATAGAGAATATGGTTTTATTAATGCTAGATTAAAGAAACATAATAAAATTGTTGTAGGACATTGGAAAAAAGAAAATGTTCAAAAACAAATTGCTGATTGGATGAACGTAGCCGCAGGTTATATCTTAAGTCAAGACATCAAAGTTGCACGTTTTGGTGATAATATGCGTAATGTTGCTGTTACTGAAGGTGATAAGATTGAAGCTCAAATTCAGTTTGGATGGACAGTAGATTATTTTGGTATTGGTGATTTAGTTGCTGAAATGAATAAAGTTTCCCAAAAAGACATTGATGATACTTATGAAGAATTTAAAAAGATTTATATTATGGATGTAGGAGAAAATGACCCTAAATTCTATGAGAATCAAGTAAAAGAACAAATTAAAATTGAAATTGGACTTCGTCACTTCTTAGAAGCAGGAGGCTATACTGCATTTACAACAAATTTCGAAGATTTATATGGTATGAAACAGTTACCTGGACTTGCAGTTCAGCGTTTAAATGCTGAAGGATATGGCTTTGCAGGAGAAGGTGATTGGAAAACTGCTGCTTTAAGTAGACTTATAAAAATCATGACAAACAATAAAAAGACAGGATTTATGGAAGATTATACTTATGAATTAAGTGAAGGTAATGAGGAAATCTTAGGCGCTCATATGTTGGAGGTTGATCCAACATTTGCATCTGATAAACCTAGAGTTGTGGTAAAACCCTTAGGAATAGGTGATCGTGAAGATCCTGCACGTTTGATATTCAATGGATCTACTGGTAAAGGTACTTCAATGACAATGCTAGATCTTGGAACACATTATCGTTTGATAATCAGTGAAGTAAATGCTGTAGAACCTGCAGAGGATACTCCTGAACTCCCTGTAGCTAAGATGGTATGGAAACCTGAACCAAACTTTGCTGATGGTGTAAAAGCCTGGATTTATGCTGGTGGTGGTCATCATACTGTTCTTACTCTAGGATTAACAGTTGAACAAGTATATGATTGGGCCCGCATGGTTAATTTAGAATCAATTATTATAGATCATAATACAAATTTAAGAGATGTTATAAGAGAAACTACAAAATAA
- a CDS encoding L-ribulose-5-phosphate 4-epimerase, with translation MLEDLKEKVLEANLMLPKYHMVTFTWGNVSGIDRSQSLVVIKPSGVEYTKMKASDMVVVDLNGKVIEGDLNPSSDTATHLVLYRNFPDILGIVHTHSPWAVSFAQAGICIPAAGTTHGDYFYGDIPVTPKMTKDEIVTDYEKQTGDVIVRTFKDNSINPNDIPGVLVNDHGPFTWGTDPKNAVHNAVVLEEVAKITYHSLQLNPHNIRMDQVLLDKHFKRKHGKNAYYGQNNK, from the coding sequence ATGTTAGAAGATTTAAAAGAAAAAGTGCTCGAGGCTAATTTGATGTTGCCAAAATACCATATGGTAACATTTACATGGGGCAACGTAAGTGGAATTGATCGCAGTCAGAGTCTTGTAGTTATTAAACCTAGTGGTGTTGAATATACAAAAATGAAAGCAAGTGATATGGTCGTTGTAGATCTTAATGGGAAAGTAATTGAAGGAGATTTAAATCCGTCAAGTGATACAGCAACTCACTTAGTATTATATAGAAACTTCCCTGACATCTTAGGCATTGTACACACACATTCTCCTTGGGCCGTGTCTTTTGCTCAAGCAGGTATTTGCATTCCTGCAGCTGGTACTACACATGGCGATTATTTCTACGGAGATATTCCTGTAACACCAAAGATGACTAAAGATGAAATAGTGACAGATTATGAGAAGCAGACAGGAGATGTAATTGTTAGAACATTCAAGGACAATAGTATTAATCCAAATGATATACCTGGAGTTCTTGTAAATGATCATGGTCCATTTACTTGGGGAACCGATCCTAAAAATGCAGTTCATAATGCAGTCGTATTGGAAGAGGTTGCAAAAATTACATATCATTCCTTACAATTAAATCCCCATAATATTAGAATGGATCAAGTTTTATTAGATAAGCATTTTAAACGCAAACACGGAAAAAATGCATACTATGGTCAAAATAATAAATAA
- a CDS encoding xylulokinase produces MTINKDRVKEIQNGKTSLGIEFGSTRIKAVLIGNDFSPLASGSFEWETSLRDGIWTYSLEEIWKGLQYSYQKLFAEIKEKYGVTLSKIGSIGFSAMMHGYMAFDKQGNLLVPFRTWRNTMTEEAAKKLTESFHFNIPERWSIAHLYQAILHKEPHIEKLDFITTLAGYIHWELTGKKVLGICDASGMFPIDMKTHNYDKHMLETFNHLPEVEKYSLNVEKLLPKVLLAGENAGVLTPEGANKLDVSGNLQSGIPLCPPEGDAGTGMVATNSVAPRTGNISAGTSIFAMVVLENPLKNVHPEIDMVTTPTGDLVGMVHANNGYSDIDAWINIFHEFAEAINVNIPRDLLYMGLYTQAFLGDPDCGGILAYNYFAGENITGVPEGRPLIVRKPKSNFNLPNFMKAHLFTSLGALKIGMDILLKDEGVKLDKLLGHGGLFKTPIVGQEAVAAAVNTPVSVMETAGEGGAWGIALLASYLNNKESNSTLAEFLSKKVFAGYVADEVKPEAKDVKGFEQFMKRYKNGIPIEQAAVDYLI; encoded by the coding sequence TTGACTATAAATAAGGATAGAGTAAAAGAAATTCAAAATGGTAAAACATCATTAGGAATAGAATTTGGTTCTACTCGTATTAAAGCTGTTCTTATTGGAAACGATTTTTCTCCATTAGCTAGTGGCAGCTTTGAATGGGAGACAAGCTTAAGAGATGGTATTTGGACCTATTCGCTAGAAGAAATCTGGAAAGGATTACAATATAGTTATCAAAAACTTTTTGCTGAGATAAAAGAAAAATATGGTGTAACACTTTCAAAAATTGGTTCAATTGGTTTTTCAGCAATGATGCATGGATATATGGCATTTGATAAACAAGGAAACCTACTTGTTCCATTTAGGACATGGCGTAATACCATGACAGAGGAAGCAGCCAAAAAGTTAACAGAATCATTTCACTTCAATATTCCTGAGAGATGGAGTATAGCTCATTTATATCAGGCTATTCTCCATAAAGAACCTCATATTGAAAAGCTTGATTTTATAACTACTTTAGCTGGTTATATTCATTGGGAATTAACAGGTAAAAAGGTTTTGGGTATTTGTGATGCATCAGGAATGTTTCCAATTGATATGAAAACTCATAATTACGATAAACATATGTTAGAAACATTCAATCATTTGCCAGAAGTTGAAAAGTATTCATTGAATGTAGAGAAGCTTCTACCAAAAGTCTTACTAGCCGGAGAAAATGCTGGCGTCTTAACTCCAGAAGGAGCCAATAAACTTGATGTAAGTGGAAATCTTCAAAGTGGTATTCCACTATGTCCACCTGAAGGAGATGCAGGTACAGGAATGGTTGCTACAAATTCAGTTGCACCACGTACAGGAAATATCTCTGCAGGCACATCAATTTTTGCAATGGTCGTCCTTGAGAATCCACTTAAGAATGTTCATCCAGAGATTGATATGGTAACAACACCTACAGGAGACTTAGTTGGAATGGTTCATGCAAATAATGGTTATTCTGATATAGACGCATGGATTAATATCTTTCATGAATTTGCCGAAGCAATAAATGTCAACATTCCAAGAGATCTTCTTTATATGGGACTCTATACTCAAGCATTTCTAGGTGACCCTGATTGTGGAGGAATTCTTGCATATAACTATTTTGCAGGCGAAAATATCACAGGTGTTCCGGAAGGTAGACCTCTAATTGTACGAAAACCAAAAAGTAATTTTAATCTACCAAACTTTATGAAAGCACATCTCTTTACTTCATTAGGAGCCTTGAAAATTGGAATGGACATTCTCCTAAAAGATGAAGGCGTAAAGCTTGATAAGTTACTTGGTCATGGTGGATTATTCAAGACACCTATTGTAGGACAAGAAGCAGTTGCAGCTGCAGTAAATACACCAGTATCAGTTATGGAAACTGCAGGTGAAGGCGGTGCATGGGGAATTGCACTATTAGCTAGTTATTTGAATAATAAAGAAAGTAACTCCACGCTAGCAGAATTTTTATCAAAAAAAGTTTTTGCTGGTTATGTAGCTGATGAAGTAAAACCTGAAGCAAAAGACGTTAAAGGTTTTGAACAATTTATGAAACGTTATAAAAATGGAATTCCTATTGAACAAGCTGCAGTAGATTATTTAATCTAG
- a CDS encoding GntR family transcriptional regulator: protein MKHKYEKVKEEIISWAVNEKYKPHEKIPTESELMELFKVSRHTIRRAISDLAAEKYLYRLQGSGIYVSDFKQNEIYLTNNKNVGVLTTYISNYIFPDIIRGIEDTLYDESYSLLLSSTKNNIMLESSNLKNLLAHKIDGLIVEPTKSAYQSPNMGYFNNLIEQDIPFIMINASYSQVKVPSLCVDDLKGGNIAAKYLITLGHKNIAGIFKVDDLQGVHRMNGFITGCQESNVLLRQDKILTYLSEETNTLLPEKIKNVLKQEKRPTGIFCYNDEIAYMVLNIAYDLKLKVPEDLSIIGFDDSPMATIMEPKLTSITHPKEKMGIDAAKLIIRLINNNNHFSECDSILYEPEIVIRSSTASI from the coding sequence ATGAAACATAAATATGAAAAAGTAAAAGAAGAAATTATTAGCTGGGCAGTTAATGAAAAATATAAACCACATGAAAAAATTCCAACAGAATCGGAACTTATGGAGCTATTTAAAGTTAGTAGACATACTATAAGGAGAGCAATAAGTGATCTAGCGGCAGAGAAATACTTGTATAGATTGCAGGGAAGTGGAATATATGTATCTGATTTTAAACAAAATGAAATTTACTTGACAAACAACAAGAATGTTGGGGTGCTTACAACATATATTTCCAACTATATATTCCCTGATATAATTAGAGGAATTGAAGATACACTATATGATGAATCATACTCCCTTTTATTATCTTCTACGAAGAATAATATAATGCTTGAAAGCAGCAATTTAAAAAATTTATTAGCACACAAAATAGATGGACTCATTGTAGAGCCTACAAAGAGTGCATATCAAAGTCCTAACATGGGATATTTTAATAATTTAATAGAGCAAGATATTCCTTTTATTATGATAAATGCATCTTATTCTCAAGTTAAAGTACCAAGCTTATGTGTAGATGATTTAAAGGGGGGCAATATAGCTGCAAAGTATTTAATTACTTTAGGACATAAGAATATAGCTGGTATTTTCAAGGTAGATGACCTACAAGGTGTGCACAGGATGAATGGTTTTATTACTGGATGTCAGGAAAGTAATGTATTGTTAAGGCAAGATAAAATTTTAACCTATCTGTCAGAGGAAACAAATACACTACTACCTGAAAAGATAAAGAATGTTTTAAAACAGGAAAAACGTCCAACGGGTATATTTTGCTATAATGATGAAATTGCATACATGGTGTTAAATATTGCATATGATCTAAAATTAAAGGTTCCAGAAGATTTATCAATTATTGGATTTGATGATTCTCCAATGGCAACAATTATGGAACCGAAATTAACATCAATAACTCATCCAAAGGAAAAGATGGGAATAGATGCTGCTAAGTTAATTATTAGATTAATTAATAATAATAATCATTTTAGTGAATGTGATTCAATATTATATGAACCTGAAATTGTTATTAGAAGTTCTACAGCATCAATTTAA
- a CDS encoding alpha-N-arabinofuranosidase produces the protein MKKVSYYYDNHFKIGDVNENLYSSFIEHLGRAVYSGIYEPGHEKADEDGFRTDAMEVIKDLKLGLVRYPGGNFVSNYDWKDGIGPKENRPKRMEFAWSSVETNQFGIDDFCRWAKKAGIEPMIAVNLGTGSVKSAAELVEYCNHPGGTYWSDLRIKNGSKEPYNIKYWCLGNEMEGTWQAGHLSAEDYAKKACEAAKLMKWVDKDIKLVACGSSYEMLPTYMDWDRIVLKELYPYVDYISTHNYNMNTNQGTSNFLASYKQLDDHIKNTERVLDYVKAKNKEEKDIKICLDEWNVWNFQDIKLDSLDDLQGLTTFEVTSAEKWEEAPAILEEKYSLLDALTVGGLAITLINNADRVKIACLAQLINVIAPITTQRNGGVLKQSTYYPFSMVSNYGRGTVLKPSVNGASYKCDFGELPLVEAATVYDKESDEIRVFALNCNQDEDTELDLQFNGFGDRKISKQFVLSGDDLELRNTFESPDNVTVKEKDLSNCDGTKVVLPKLSWNVLIIK, from the coding sequence ATGAAAAAAGTTAGTTATTATTATGATAATCATTTTAAGATTGGAGATGTTAATGAAAATTTATATAGTTCATTTATTGAGCATTTAGGCAGGGCTGTATATAGTGGAATTTATGAACCAGGGCATGAAAAGGCCGATGAAGATGGATTCAGAACAGATGCTATGGAAGTAATAAAAGATTTAAAATTGGGATTGGTTCGTTACCCTGGCGGAAATTTTGTTTCCAATTATGATTGGAAAGATGGTATTGGACCAAAGGAAAACAGGCCTAAAAGAATGGAATTTGCTTGGTCAAGTGTTGAAACAAATCAATTTGGAATTGATGATTTTTGTCGTTGGGCAAAAAAAGCTGGTATTGAACCAATGATAGCAGTTAATTTAGGAACAGGTAGTGTTAAAAGTGCAGCTGAACTTGTAGAATATTGTAATCATCCTGGCGGGACTTACTGGAGTGATCTTCGTATCAAAAATGGAAGTAAGGAGCCTTATAATATAAAATATTGGTGCCTTGGAAATGAAATGGAAGGTACCTGGCAAGCAGGTCACTTATCAGCAGAAGACTATGCAAAAAAAGCTTGTGAAGCTGCTAAACTTATGAAATGGGTAGACAAAGATATTAAATTAGTTGCTTGTGGAAGTAGTTATGAAATGCTTCCTACTTATATGGATTGGGATAGAATTGTACTTAAAGAACTTTATCCTTATGTTGATTACATATCTACTCATAATTATAATATGAATACCAATCAAGGAACGTCAAATTTTCTTGCATCATATAAACAACTTGATGACCATATAAAAAATACAGAAAGAGTTCTTGATTATGTAAAGGCAAAAAATAAGGAAGAAAAAGATATAAAAATATGTTTAGATGAATGGAATGTATGGAACTTCCAGGATATAAAACTTGATAGTCTCGACGACTTACAGGGACTGACGACTTTTGAAGTAACTTCAGCTGAGAAATGGGAAGAAGCTCCTGCAATCTTAGAGGAAAAATATAGTCTTTTAGATGCACTAACAGTTGGTGGACTTGCAATAACTTTAATAAATAATGCTGATAGAGTAAAGATTGCATGTCTTGCACAATTAATTAATGTAATAGCACCTATTACAACGCAGAGAAATGGAGGAGTTTTAAAACAGTCGACTTATTATCCATTTAGTATGGTTAGTAATTATGGTAGAGGAACTGTACTTAAACCATCTGTTAATGGTGCAAGCTACAAATGTGATTTTGGTGAATTACCTTTAGTAGAAGCAGCTACTGTTTATGATAAAGAATCTGATGAAATTAGAGTATTTGCATTAAATTGTAACCAGGATGAAGACACAGAATTAGACCTTCAATTTAATGGATTTGGAGATCGTAAAATCTCTAAGCAATTTGTATTATCTGGAGATGACTTAGAACTTAGAAATACATTTGAAAGTCCTGATAACGTTACTGTAAAGGAAAAAGATCTTTCAAATTGTGATGGTACGAAAGTTGTTCTTCCAAAGCTTTCTTGGAATGTTTTAATTATAAAGTAA